In Lates calcarifer isolate ASB-BC8 unplaced genomic scaffold, TLL_Latcal_v3 _unitig_2006_quiver_642, whole genome shotgun sequence, the following proteins share a genomic window:
- the sec23a gene encoding protein transport protein Sec23A isoform X1, translating to MLFCFVVSAEQRRRRSGEYIAQNEERDGVRFSWNVWPSSRLEATRMVVPVAALFTPLKERPDLPPIQYEPVLCSRATCRAVLNPLCQVDYRAKLWACNFCYQRNQFPPSYAGISEVNQPAELLPQFSTIEYVVQRGPQMPLVFLYVVDTCMEDEDLQALKESLQMSLSLLPPTALVGLITFGRMVQVHELGCEGISKSYVFRGTKDLNAKQLQEMLGLTKPSATQGRGPQTAQQPLSNRFLQPVQKIDMNLTDLLGELQRDPWPVTQGKRPLRSLGVAMSIAVGLLECTFPNTGARIMTFIGGPATQGPGMVVGDELKTPIRSWHDIEKDNAKFMKKATKHYESLANRASTNGHIIDIYACALDQTGLLEMKCCANYTGGYMVMADSFNTSLFKQTFQRVFTKDVQGSFKMAFAATLEVKTSREIKVSGAIGPCVSLNAKGPCVSENEIGTGGTCQWKICGLDPSTTLALYFEVVNQHNAPIPQGGRGAIQFVTQYQHSSGQRRIRVTTTARNWADAQTQIQSIAASFDQEAAAILMARLAVYRAETEEGPDVLRWLDRQLIRLCQKFGDYHKDDPNSFRFSETFSLYPQFMFHLRRSPFLQVFNNSPDESSYYRHQFNRQDLTQALIMIQPVLYAYSFNGPPEPVLLDSSSILPDRILLMDTFFQILIYHGETVAQWRKAGYQDMPEYENFKHLLQAPVDDAQELLHTRFPMPRYIDTEHGGSQARFLLSKVNPSQTHNNMYAWGQESGAPILTDDVSLQVFMDHLKKLAVSSAA from the exons ATGTTGTTTTGCTTCGTTGTCAGTGCggagcagcggcggcggcggagCGGCG AGTACATTGCTCAGAACGAGGAGCGTGACGGCGTGCGGTTCAGCTGGAACGTCTGGCCCTCCAGCCGGTTGGAGGCGACCCGGATGGTGGTGCCGGTGGCGGCTCTCTTCACCCCCCTGAAGGAGAGACCGGACCTGCCCCCGATCCAGTATGAACCAGTTCTCTGCAGCCGGGCCACCTGCCGCGCCGTCCTCAACCCGCTCTG ccaGGTGGACTACAGAGCCAAACTGTGGGCCTGTAACTTCTGCTACCAGAGGAATCAG TTTCCTCCGTCCTACGCTGGGATCTCTGAGGTGAACCaacctgctgagctgctgcctcAGTTCTCCACCATTGAGTATGTGGTCCAG CGGGGTCCTCAGATGCCCCTGGTCTTCCTGTATGTGGTGGACACCTGTATGGAAGACGAGGACCTGCAGGCTCTGAAGGAGTCTCTGCAGAtgtccctgtctctgctgcctcccACCGCGCTGGTCGGACTCATCACCTTCGGACGCATGGTCCAGGTCCATGAGCTCGGCTGTGAGGGGATCTCCAAGAGCTACGTCTTCAGGGGGACCAAGGACCTGAACGCCAAGCAACTGCAG GAGATGCTCGGTTTGACCAAACCTTCAGCCACACAGGGACGAGGACCTCAGACTGCCCAACAGCCTCTGTCcaacag GTTCCTGCAGCCAGTGCAGAAGATCGACATGAACCTGACTGACCTGTTGGGGGAGCTGCAGCGTGACCCCTGGCCCGTCACTCAGGGGAAGAGGCCTCTACGCTCGCTGGGCGTCGCCATGTCCATCGCCGTTGGCCTGCTGGAG tgcaCCTTCCCGAACACCGGCGCTCGGATCATGACATTTATCGGTGGCCCAGCAACACAGGGTCCCGGCATGGTGGTGGGAGATGAACTGAAGACGCCAATCAGGTCCTGGCATGACATCGAGAAGGACAACGCCAAGTTCATGAAGAAAGCCACCAAG cactACGAGTCTCTGGCAAACCGAGCGTCCACCAACGGTCACATCATCGACATCTATGCCTGCGCCCTTGATCAGACCGGCCTGCTGGAGATGAAGTGCTGTGCCAACTACActgg aggcTACATGGTGATGGCGGACTCCTTCAATACATCTCTGTTTAAACAAACCTTCCAGAGAGTTTTCACCAAAGACGTCCAGGGATCTTTTAAAATGGCCTTCGCCGCCACTCTGGAGGTCAAG ACGTCCAGGGAAATCAAAGTGTCGGGGGCGATTGGACCCTGTGTGTCTCTGAACGCTAAAGGACCCTGTGTCTCTGAGAAT GAGATCGGTACCGGAGGAACGTGTCAGTGGAAGATCTGCGGTTTGGATCCCAGCACCACGTTGGCTCTTTACTTTGAGGTCGTCAACCAG CACAACGCTCCGATCCCTCAGGGTGGCCGGGGGGCGATCCAGTTCGTGACTCAGTACCAGCACTCATCAGGACAGAGACGGATCAGAGTCACCACCACCGCCAGGAA CTGGGCTGATGCTCAGACTCAGATTCAGAGCATCGCGGCGTCCTTCGATCAGGAGGCGGCGGCCATCTTGATGGCGAGGCTGGCAGTGTACCGTGCGGAGACTGAGGAGGGGCCTGACGTCCTGCGGTGGTTGgacagacagctcatcagactg tgtCAGAAGTTTGGAGATTATCATAAAGATGACCCAAACTCCTTCAGGTTCTCCGAGACCTTCTCCCTCTACCCTCAG TTCATGTTCCACCTGCGGCGCTCTCCGTTCCTTCAGGTGTTCAACAACAGTCCAGACGAGAGTTCGTATTACAGACATCAGTTCAACAGACAGGACCTGACCCAGGCTCTCATCATGATCCAACCTGTGCTCTACGCCTATTCATTCAACGGACCACCTGAG CCCGTCCTGttggacagcagcagcatcctgcCAGACCGAATCCTTCTGATGGACACCTTCTTCCAGATCCTCATTTACCATGGAGAG ACTGTAGCTCAGTGGAGGAAGGCTGGGTATCAGGACATGCCAGAGTATGAAAACTTCAAACACCTGCTCCAGGCTCCAGTGGACGACGCCCAGGAGCTGCTGCACACTCGCTTCCCCATGCCGAGATACATCGACACTGAGCACGGAGGCAGCCAG GCTCGTTTCCTGCTCTCCAAAGTGAACCCCTCCCAGACCCACAACAACATGTACGCCTGGGGACAG GAGTCTGGAGCTCCCATTCTGACAGACGACGTCAGTCTGCAGGTGTTCATGGATCACCTGAAGAAACTTGCTGTCTCCAGCGCTGCCTGA
- the sec23a gene encoding protein transport protein Sec23A isoform X2 has product MATFPEYIAQNEERDGVRFSWNVWPSSRLEATRMVVPVAALFTPLKERPDLPPIQYEPVLCSRATCRAVLNPLCQVDYRAKLWACNFCYQRNQFPPSYAGISEVNQPAELLPQFSTIEYVVQRGPQMPLVFLYVVDTCMEDEDLQALKESLQMSLSLLPPTALVGLITFGRMVQVHELGCEGISKSYVFRGTKDLNAKQLQEMLGLTKPSATQGRGPQTAQQPLSNRFLQPVQKIDMNLTDLLGELQRDPWPVTQGKRPLRSLGVAMSIAVGLLECTFPNTGARIMTFIGGPATQGPGMVVGDELKTPIRSWHDIEKDNAKFMKKATKHYESLANRASTNGHIIDIYACALDQTGLLEMKCCANYTGGYMVMADSFNTSLFKQTFQRVFTKDVQGSFKMAFAATLEVKTSREIKVSGAIGPCVSLNAKGPCVSENEIGTGGTCQWKICGLDPSTTLALYFEVVNQHNAPIPQGGRGAIQFVTQYQHSSGQRRIRVTTTARNWADAQTQIQSIAASFDQEAAAILMARLAVYRAETEEGPDVLRWLDRQLIRLCQKFGDYHKDDPNSFRFSETFSLYPQFMFHLRRSPFLQVFNNSPDESSYYRHQFNRQDLTQALIMIQPVLYAYSFNGPPEPVLLDSSSILPDRILLMDTFFQILIYHGETVAQWRKAGYQDMPEYENFKHLLQAPVDDAQELLHTRFPMPRYIDTEHGGSQARFLLSKVNPSQTHNNMYAWGQESGAPILTDDVSLQVFMDHLKKLAVSSAA; this is encoded by the exons ATGGCGACTTTCCCAGAGTACATTGCTCAGAACGAGGAGCGTGACGGCGTGCGGTTCAGCTGGAACGTCTGGCCCTCCAGCCGGTTGGAGGCGACCCGGATGGTGGTGCCGGTGGCGGCTCTCTTCACCCCCCTGAAGGAGAGACCGGACCTGCCCCCGATCCAGTATGAACCAGTTCTCTGCAGCCGGGCCACCTGCCGCGCCGTCCTCAACCCGCTCTG ccaGGTGGACTACAGAGCCAAACTGTGGGCCTGTAACTTCTGCTACCAGAGGAATCAG TTTCCTCCGTCCTACGCTGGGATCTCTGAGGTGAACCaacctgctgagctgctgcctcAGTTCTCCACCATTGAGTATGTGGTCCAG CGGGGTCCTCAGATGCCCCTGGTCTTCCTGTATGTGGTGGACACCTGTATGGAAGACGAGGACCTGCAGGCTCTGAAGGAGTCTCTGCAGAtgtccctgtctctgctgcctcccACCGCGCTGGTCGGACTCATCACCTTCGGACGCATGGTCCAGGTCCATGAGCTCGGCTGTGAGGGGATCTCCAAGAGCTACGTCTTCAGGGGGACCAAGGACCTGAACGCCAAGCAACTGCAG GAGATGCTCGGTTTGACCAAACCTTCAGCCACACAGGGACGAGGACCTCAGACTGCCCAACAGCCTCTGTCcaacag GTTCCTGCAGCCAGTGCAGAAGATCGACATGAACCTGACTGACCTGTTGGGGGAGCTGCAGCGTGACCCCTGGCCCGTCACTCAGGGGAAGAGGCCTCTACGCTCGCTGGGCGTCGCCATGTCCATCGCCGTTGGCCTGCTGGAG tgcaCCTTCCCGAACACCGGCGCTCGGATCATGACATTTATCGGTGGCCCAGCAACACAGGGTCCCGGCATGGTGGTGGGAGATGAACTGAAGACGCCAATCAGGTCCTGGCATGACATCGAGAAGGACAACGCCAAGTTCATGAAGAAAGCCACCAAG cactACGAGTCTCTGGCAAACCGAGCGTCCACCAACGGTCACATCATCGACATCTATGCCTGCGCCCTTGATCAGACCGGCCTGCTGGAGATGAAGTGCTGTGCCAACTACActgg aggcTACATGGTGATGGCGGACTCCTTCAATACATCTCTGTTTAAACAAACCTTCCAGAGAGTTTTCACCAAAGACGTCCAGGGATCTTTTAAAATGGCCTTCGCCGCCACTCTGGAGGTCAAG ACGTCCAGGGAAATCAAAGTGTCGGGGGCGATTGGACCCTGTGTGTCTCTGAACGCTAAAGGACCCTGTGTCTCTGAGAAT GAGATCGGTACCGGAGGAACGTGTCAGTGGAAGATCTGCGGTTTGGATCCCAGCACCACGTTGGCTCTTTACTTTGAGGTCGTCAACCAG CACAACGCTCCGATCCCTCAGGGTGGCCGGGGGGCGATCCAGTTCGTGACTCAGTACCAGCACTCATCAGGACAGAGACGGATCAGAGTCACCACCACCGCCAGGAA CTGGGCTGATGCTCAGACTCAGATTCAGAGCATCGCGGCGTCCTTCGATCAGGAGGCGGCGGCCATCTTGATGGCGAGGCTGGCAGTGTACCGTGCGGAGACTGAGGAGGGGCCTGACGTCCTGCGGTGGTTGgacagacagctcatcagactg tgtCAGAAGTTTGGAGATTATCATAAAGATGACCCAAACTCCTTCAGGTTCTCCGAGACCTTCTCCCTCTACCCTCAG TTCATGTTCCACCTGCGGCGCTCTCCGTTCCTTCAGGTGTTCAACAACAGTCCAGACGAGAGTTCGTATTACAGACATCAGTTCAACAGACAGGACCTGACCCAGGCTCTCATCATGATCCAACCTGTGCTCTACGCCTATTCATTCAACGGACCACCTGAG CCCGTCCTGttggacagcagcagcatcctgcCAGACCGAATCCTTCTGATGGACACCTTCTTCCAGATCCTCATTTACCATGGAGAG ACTGTAGCTCAGTGGAGGAAGGCTGGGTATCAGGACATGCCAGAGTATGAAAACTTCAAACACCTGCTCCAGGCTCCAGTGGACGACGCCCAGGAGCTGCTGCACACTCGCTTCCCCATGCCGAGATACATCGACACTGAGCACGGAGGCAGCCAG GCTCGTTTCCTGCTCTCCAAAGTGAACCCCTCCCAGACCCACAACAACATGTACGCCTGGGGACAG GAGTCTGGAGCTCCCATTCTGACAGACGACGTCAGTCTGCAGGTGTTCATGGATCACCTGAAGAAACTTGCTGTCTCCAGCGCTGCCTGA
- the LOC127139651 gene encoding adenosine receptor A3, producing MVNALRTLYAALMALSSMASVCGNLLLLVVLLLNKELRSDTLGLVLSFSLSDLALGLSTIPFGAHNSLSQPSGYPSEGAFCQGNGFIFLLLQTSSIHSLTWATVDKFTEICFALSYRSIWTAGRSRVVLVLVWLFCLVAATLPLLGFGSYVYSESRFLCCPSFTPENRYFVVLWMLLGIVAPIFTMCSLYGYIVYVARKQARRGTFMCNELHCFYVPANNYLRSSIVMVTTSGEFMLCSDWSLA from the coding sequence ATGGTGAACGCTCTGAGGACGCTGTACGCCGCTCTGATGGCTCTGTCCAGCATGGCCTCCGTCTGTGggaacctcctcctcctggttgTGCTCCTCCTGAACAAGGAGCTTCGGTCCGACACGCTGGGCCTTGTCCTGAGCTTCAGCCTCAGCGACCTGGCCCTTGGACTCTCCACCATCCCCTTCGGAGCCCACAACAGCCTCTCCCAGCCCTCTGGATATCCCAGCGAGGGCGCCTTCTGTCAGGGCAACggcttcatcttcctcctcctgcagactTCCTCCATCCACTCGCTCACCTGGGCGACTGTGGACAAGTTCACGGAGATCTGCTTCGCCCTCAGCTACCGCAGCATCTGGACGGCCGGCCGGAGCCGGGTGGTGCTGGTCCTGGTCTGGCTGTTCTGTCTGGTCGCCGCCACCCTGCCCCTGCTGGGGTTCGGCAGCTACGTCTACAGCGAGTCGAGGTTCCTCTGCTGTCCCAGCTTCACACCTGAGAACAGGTACTTTGTGGTGCTGTGGATGCTGCTGGGAATCGTGGCACCGATCTTCACCATGTGCTCTCTGTATGGATACATCGTCTACGTGGCCAGGAAACAGGCCCGGAGGGGAACCTTCATGTGCAATGAGCTGCACTGCTTCTATGTCCCTGCCAACAATTACCTGAGGAGCTccattgtcatggttacaacCTCAGGTGAGTTCATGCTCTGTTCTGATTGGTCCCTGGCATGA
- the srp54 gene encoding signal recognition particle 54 kDa protein has protein sequence MVLADLGRKITSALRSLSNATIINEEVLNAMLKEVCAALLEADVNIKLVKQLRENVKSAIDLEEMASGLNKRRMIQHAVFKELVKLVDPGVKAWTPTKGKNNVIMFVGLQGSGKTTTCSKLAYYYQRKGWKTCLICADTFRAGAFDQLKQNATKARIPFYGSYTEMDPVVIASEGVEKFKGENFEIIIVDTSGRHKQEDSLFEEMLQVSNAVQPDNIVYVMDASIGQACESQAKAFKDKVDVASVIVTKLDGHAKGGGALSAVAATRSPIIFIGTGEHIDDFEPFKTQPFISKLLGMGDIEGLIDRVNELKLDDNEELIDKLKHGQFTLRDMYEQFQNIMKMGPFGQIMGMIPGFGTDFMSKGNEQESMSRLKKLMTIMDSMNDQELDSKDGAKLFSKQPNRIQRVARGSGVATRDVQELLTQYTKFAQMVKKMGGIKGLFKGGDMSKNVNPSQMAKLNQQMAKMMDPRVLHHMGGMAGLQSMMRQFQQGAAGNMKGMMGFNNM, from the exons ATGGTGTTAGCCGACCTGGGGAGGAAGATCACCTCGGCGCTGAGGTCCCTCAGCAACGCCACCATCATCAATGAAGAG gtgttaAACGCCATGTTGAAGGAGgtgtgtgctgctctgctggagGCCGACGTCAACATCAAACTCGtcaaacagctgagagagaacGTCAA GTCTGCCATAGATCTGGAGGAGATGGCCTCAGGTCTGAACAAGAGGAGGATGATCCAACACGCCGTCTTCAAGGAGCTCGTCAAG ctGGTCGACCCTGGGGTGAAAGCCTGGACTCCCACTAAAGGGAAGAACAATGTCATCATGTTCGTTGGTCTGCAGGGCAGTGGGAAGACTACAACCTGCTCCAAG ctgGCGTATTATTACCAGAGGAAAGGCTGGAAGACCTGTCTGATCTGTGCCGACACTTTCAGAGCTG gtgCCTTCGATCAGCTGAAACAAAACGCCACCAAAGCCAGAATCCCCTTCTACGGCAG ttaCACAGAGATGGACCCGGTGGTGATCGCCTCTGAGGGCGTAGAGAAGTTCAAAGGTGAAAACTTTGAGATCATCATTGTGGACACGAGTGGACGACACAAACAGGAAGACTCGCTGTTCGAGGAAATGTTACAAGTCTCCAATGCTGTG CAACCAGACAACATTGTGTATGTGATGGATGCGTCGATCGGTCAGGCCTGCGAGTCTCAGGCTAAAGCCTTTAAAGACAAAGTGGACGTGGCGTCAGTGATCGTCACCAAACTGGACGGACACGCCAAAGGAGGAGGAGCTCTAAGCGC CGTGGCAGCCACCAGGAGTCCCATCATCTTCATCGGGACCGGAGAACACATCGATGACTTCGAGCCATTTAAGACTCAGCCGTTCATCAGCAAACTGCTCG GAATGGGCGACATCGAAGGATTGATCGACAGAGTGAACGAGCTGAAACTGGATGATAATGAGGAGCTGATCGACAAACTCAAACACG gTCAGTTCACTCTCAGAGACATGTACGAGCAGTTTCAGAACATCATGAAGATGGGACCCTTCGGACAGATCATG gggaTGATTCCCGGCTTCGGTACAGATTTTATGAGTAAAGGAAATGAACAGGAATCAATGTCCAGACTGAAGAAACTGATGACCATCATGGACAGCATGAACGACcagg AACTGGACAGTAAAGACGGGGCGAAGCTGTTCAGTAAGCAGCCCAACAGGATCCAGAGAGTGGCTCGGGGGTCAGGAGTCGCCACCAGAGACGTCCAGGAGCTGCTGACCCAGTACACCAAGTTCGCCCAGATGGTGAAGAAGATGGGGGGCATCAAGGGACTGTTCAAAG gaggAGACATGTCCAAGAACGTGAACCCGTCTCAGATGGCCAAACTGAACCAGCAGATGGCCAAGATGATGGACCCCCGAGTCCTGCACCACATGG gTGGAATGGCAGGTCTTCAGTCCATGATGCGTCAGTTTCAGCAGGGAGCTGCCGGGAACATGAAAGGCATGATGGGATTCAACAACATGTGA
- the LOC108891600 gene encoding HAUS augmin-like complex subunit 2, which produces MHQWDLSPFSVTPAAALLSRCVSGGVVSQEDIDSASSRLCPAFSSHLQETEQRVRRLRQLDELQLQVELLQVEKESADITHTFHLTQRFQMLQMFCGHLQDLLKDQNSLRQRLMRPLGRTNLPVQAHLHRSVVEVVKMLLDFIETLEEKLDSVQSCTTTRDRISQLNTSLAQLLSQVAEVQSLSNQVLQWREVGSSLLAESST; this is translated from the exons atgcATCAGTGGGATCTGTCTCCGTTCTCAGTGactccagctgcagctctgttgtCCAGATGTGTTTCTGGAGGAGTTGTGTCTCag GAAGACATAGACTCCGCCTCCTCCAGGCTGTGCCCCGCCTTCTCCTCTCACCTGCAGGAAACTGAGCAGCGAGTCAGAAGGCTTAGACAGCTGGATGAG ctgcagctgcaggtggagctgctgcaggtggagaaggagagcgctgacatcacacacacatttcacctCA CTCAGAGGTTCCAGATGTTGCAGATGTTTTGTGGTCACCTGCAGGACCTCCTGAAGGATCAGAACAGCCTGAGACAGAGACTCATGAGACCGCTGGGTCGCACCAACCTGCCCGTCCAGGCTCACCTGCATAG gtctgTGGTGGAGGTTGTGAAGATGCTGCTGGACTTCATAGAGACcctggaggagaagctggaCTCAGTCCAGAGTTGCACGACCACCAGAGACAGGATCAGTCAGCTG aacACCTCTCTCGCCCAGCTCTTATCTCAGGTGGCAGAGGTTCAGAGTTTGTCCAATCAGGTTCTTCAgtggagggaggtggggagCAGCCTTCTGGCCGAGAGCTCTACCTGA